The following proteins are encoded in a genomic region of Thioclava nitratireducens:
- a CDS encoding carbohydrate ABC transporter permease — MKMTRMRPSILLGLAFAALALFILLPFVQTVLLSFTLTLPREGYREGQATLINYATVFARPDLRDAIWNSLVYVLLNVALCLAAGLPAAYAIARFRFTGDRHILFALIAFRLTPPVVLSLPIFILFAHVGLVNSPVGIALVHCVFNLPIAIWILESFIAAVPREFDETCFLDGHSFGHFFVGKLIPVIAPGIGVTVFFCFIFSWVEVVFARILTVTEGKPITMAISALFGFQTDIGLVMAMTVVSLIPGVAMIWFVRNHIARGFVIRT, encoded by the coding sequence ATGAAGATGACGCGAATGCGCCCATCAATTCTGCTCGGCCTCGCCTTCGCAGCTCTGGCCCTCTTCATCCTGCTGCCCTTCGTCCAAACGGTGCTGTTGAGCTTCACGCTGACGCTGCCGCGCGAGGGATATCGCGAGGGACAGGCGACGCTGATCAACTATGCCACCGTCTTCGCACGCCCCGACCTGCGCGATGCAATCTGGAACTCGCTTGTCTATGTTCTGCTCAACGTGGCGCTCTGCCTCGCCGCCGGACTGCCCGCAGCTTACGCGATTGCGCGCTTCCGCTTTACCGGCGATCGCCACATTCTCTTCGCGCTGATCGCCTTTCGCCTGACGCCGCCCGTCGTGCTGTCGCTGCCGATATTCATTCTCTTCGCCCATGTCGGACTGGTGAACAGCCCGGTCGGGATCGCGCTGGTGCATTGCGTGTTCAACCTGCCGATCGCGATCTGGATCCTCGAGAGCTTCATCGCCGCCGTGCCGCGCGAATTCGACGAGACCTGTTTTCTCGACGGCCATTCCTTCGGCCATTTCTTCGTCGGAAAGCTGATCCCGGTGATCGCGCCGGGGATCGGCGTGACCGTCTTCTTCTGCTTCATCTTCTCTTGGGTGGAGGTAGTCTTCGCGCGCATTCTGACGGTCACTGAGGGCAAGCCGATCACCATGGCGATCAGCGCGCTGTTCGGCTTTCAAACGGATATCGGGCTGGTGATGGCGATGACCGTTGTCTCGCTGATCCCGGGTGTCGCGATGATCTGGTTCGTGCGTAATCACATCGCACGGGGATTTGTCATTCGCACCTGA
- a CDS encoding carbohydrate ABC transporter permease, producing MIKPHSNRAWLLLLPALLILGFVAVLPLVAVFNYSFHDIFTLDTALWVGPQWYLEIIRDPSFWASLGRSALFSAIVLSIQVPLGIWIALLMLRIGRWAVPVLMMLALPLVVPWNMIAGMWLTLIDPQVGLLGKAIAAAGIGFDYKFTALHTWILIVAADTWHWLGLVVILSYASLSAIPASYRQAAAIDGASRLAVFRHIELPRIAGALSIVLLLRFVDSFMIYTEAFTINAGGPQGATTFISLELGEDIRSFTYGRAAARAMLDFLIVLSVAWAFIRIRAGRDTSPETTR from the coding sequence ATGATCAAGCCGCATTCGAACCGCGCGTGGCTGCTGTTGTTGCCTGCGCTTCTCATATTGGGGTTTGTCGCTGTCCTGCCTCTGGTCGCGGTGTTCAACTATTCTTTCCACGACATCTTCACCCTCGACACGGCACTTTGGGTCGGGCCGCAATGGTATCTCGAGATCATCCGCGATCCGAGCTTTTGGGCGAGCCTCGGGCGAAGCGCATTGTTTTCGGCCATCGTGTTGTCGATTCAGGTGCCGCTGGGGATCTGGATCGCTCTCTTGATGCTGCGGATCGGTCGCTGGGCGGTGCCGGTGTTGATGATGCTCGCCCTGCCCCTCGTTGTTCCGTGGAACATGATCGCGGGCATGTGGCTCACGCTGATCGATCCGCAGGTCGGGCTTCTCGGCAAGGCGATCGCCGCAGCGGGTATTGGCTTCGACTACAAGTTCACCGCGCTGCATACCTGGATCCTGATCGTCGCGGCGGATACGTGGCACTGGCTGGGCCTCGTCGTGATCCTCTCCTATGCGTCGCTGTCGGCGATCCCGGCCTCCTATCGCCAGGCGGCGGCGATCGACGGAGCCTCACGGCTCGCGGTATTCCGCCATATCGAATTGCCGCGCATCGCCGGGGCGCTCTCGATCGTGCTGCTTCTGCGCTTCGTGGACAGCTTCATGATCTACACCGAGGCTTTCACGATTAACGCGGGCGGGCCGCAGGGTGCGACGACTTTCATCTCGCTCGAACTGGGAGAGGACATTCGCAGCTTCACCTATGGCCGTGCCGCCGCGCGTGCGATGCTCGATTTCCTGATCGTGCTGAGCGTCGCATGGGCGTTCATCCGCATACGCGCCGGGCGCGACACCTCGCCGGAGACGACCCGATGA